The region CAGCCCGTCCCCGTCACCACCCGCTACTACAGCCCGCGCAGCCAGAAGTTCACCTTCACCGACACCAAGGAAGACCAGCGCACCGCCTACCTCGCCGCCAAGACCTACTGGCTCTCCGGCGCACTCGGCAACGGAGCCCCCGTCTGGCTCCTCGACCCCCGCGACGCCCAGTACCTCAACGCCTCCACCGCAGAGCTCCGGGTCTCGGTCGACACCCTCGTCAAGGAAGGCCTCATCACCTTGTCCTCCGACAAGGAGTTCGCCACCCCCACTCCAGCCCTGATGGCCAAGCAGGCCGAGTACGAAGTAGACCTCGCCGAAGCCCTCGCCTTCATCAAGCCCACCTTCAACGAAGACATGCGCGGCGGCCACACCAACATGTAATCGCAGAACATTTGAGATCACGGGTGCCCCATGATCACCAAGCCAGCGCAAAGCGCAGGCGAGGTTATCGTGGGGTTTTCCCTTTAAGCCCCGATTTGCCAAATCCTTAAATTTCCGCTCACACTATAACGCCTCGCGTTATACTAAGAAATAATGATCCAGTCCTTCGGCTGCAAGGATACGTTCAGCCTCTTCATCACCAGAAAGACGAGGCGCTGGACAGCGATCCAATCCGTGGCCCTAAGAAAGCTGGATCAGCTTGAAGCAGCGATTCATCTGGAAGATCTGAAGGCACCTGCAGGCAATCGCCTGGAGATGCTCAAAGGAAATCGAAAGGCTCAGCACAGCATCAGAATCAACGACCAATGGCGCATCTGTTTCGTATGGTGGGCAAATGGGCCGCATGGAGTCGAGATCGTCGACTATCACTCGTAACCGGGCTTTAGACGGAGGCAATCATGAACATTATCGAACGACCCACAACCGGCTGGCGCATCCAGGGCATCACCACGCACCCCGGAGCCGTCCTCCGCGAAGACTTCATGGCTCCCATCGCCCTCACCGCCAATCAGCTCGCCCTCCGCACCCGCATGCCCGCCACACGCATCGGAGAGATCCTCCACGAGCGCCGCAGCGTCTCCCCGGACACCGCCCTGCGCCTCGCCCGCTGCTTCGGAACCTCGCCGGAGTTCTGGCTCAACCTCCAGGCTGCCCACGACCTCTCCAAAGCCCGCCTCGCTTCAGAAACCATCATCGAAAAAGAAGTAGAGCCCCTCAAGCTCACCGCGTAGGAATTCCCCCTCCCTGCTACCATCCCAGAATGCTCCCCGACCCCGGCGAACTGGCAGCCCACTACGCCACCCTGAACGAACCGGATCTCCTCGACCTCGCCCGCACCTACGACTCCCTCACAGAAGCCGCCCAGGCATCCCTTCGCGCAGAGTTCGCACGCCGCGGCCTTGAGCCTCCCCTCATCCAAGACGAGCTAATCCCCACAAAGCTCGTCGTCGTAGAACGATACCGCGACCTCTCCGAAGCCATCGTGGCCCGCTCCTACCTCGAATCCGCCGGCATCCAGGTTTATCTCTACGACGAAAACCTCGTCCGCCTCGACTGGCAGGTCTCCAACTTCATCGGAGGCATCCGCCTCAAGGTCGAAGCCTCGGACGAAGCAGAAGCACGCGAGCTCCTCGCCCAACCCGTCCCGGAATCGATCGAATTCGCAGACGGAGAAGAGTTCGACCAGCCCCACTGCCCCGTCTGCAGCTCAACCGACATCACCTTCCAGGGCTCATCCCGCGGACCCGCCATCGCCGCGCTCTTCATCGCCAGCGTACCGCTCCCGCCCGGCAAGAAATCCTGGATCTGCAACCACTGCAACGCCCATTGGGAAGACACGGAAGACTCAGAAGCCACAAACTAAAAGCCCCCACCGGCTCCTGATCGGAACCGGTGGGGGCTCACACAGCGTTCAAGCAATTACAGCGTCTTCAGATCCAGCACGAACCGGTACTTCACATCCGCCTTCACCACCCGGTCCCAAGCCGTCTCCAGCTCCTTGAAGCTTGTCATCTCGATATCCGACACGATCCCATGCTCCGCGCAGAAGTCCAGCATCTCCTGCGTCTCGGCAATCCCGCCGATCGCAGATCCCGTATAAGACCGCCGCGAGATCACCGACCACGTATTGATCGAGATCGGCGTCTCCGGCACGCCCACCGAGCACATCACGCCATCCCGCTTCAGCAGGTTCAGGTAAGGATTCACATCATGCGGCGCGGAAACGCAGTCCAGGATGAAGTCGAACGTCCCCAGATGCGCCTCGTGCCAGCCGGCCTCCTTGGTCAGGATCACCTCATCCGCGCCCAGCTTCTTCGCATCTTCAATCTTGTTCGCCGACGTCGTGAACATCACCGTCTGCGCCCCGAACGCGTGCGAGAACTTCAACCCCATGTGCCCCAGTCCGCCCAGCCCGACGATCCCGATCTTCTTTCCCGGCCCTGCCTTCCAGTGCTTCAGCGGGCTATACGTCGTAATGCCCGCACAAAGCAGCGGAGCCGCGGCAGCCGGATCGAGCGATGCAGGCACCTTCAGCGTATAAGCCTCATCCACCACAATGTGGTTGGCATATCCGCCGAACGTCAGGTTCCCATCCTTATCCTTGCTGTTATAGGTGAACACCGTGGCGCGCTTGTCGCAGTACTGCTCTTCACCGGCCTTGCAGCTTGCACACTCCCGGCAGCTATCGACCATACAACCCACAGCGGCCGTATCCCCCACCTTGAACTTCGTCACCTCGCCGCCCACCGCCGTGACCACACCCACAATCTCATGCCCCGGAACCATCGGGAACATTGAGTTCCCCCATTCGCCCCGCGCCTGGTGAATATCGGAGTGACAGATTCCGCAGAACTGAATATCCAGCACCACATCCTTCGGACGAGGATCGCGATGTTCGAAATCGAAGGGTGCCGGCGCAGTCGTGGCGCTCTGCGCCGCATATCCATGAGTCTTGATCATTGAGAAATTTCTCCTGTGCCCATCAGATTCAGCCGATCCCGCCCAGGATACATTTCCACCGTGAACTCACGATCAAACCATCACGCCAATCCAGACCAAACCCACCTGCTGTTGGATCTCGGTGAGTGCGTTGGCGATGATGCACTCACCGAGTACCTGCGGACGTCAGATTGCCGTCATCCCGCCGTCGACGAACAACTCCAATCCGTTCACGAAGCTCGAATCGTCCGAAGCAAGAAACAGCGCGACCGTTGCGACTTCCTCAGGTTGACCCATCTTCCCCCGCGGGATCAGCGATTCGAAGTACTGTTTCGCCTCCGGGGTTAGAACCTCCTCCTGCATCGGTGTGGCAATAGCCCCCGGAACAAGCAGGTTCACCCTGATCTTTCTATCCTTCAGTTCGTTGAGCCAGGTGCGTGCGAAGGAGCGCAACGCCAATTTGCTCGCCGCATACACGCCGAACCCCGGAAATCCTTTCGCCGCGGCATTGGACCCAGTCATGAAGATAGATCCCCCGTCATTGAACAGTGGCAACGCCTTCTGCACCGTAAACAGCGTGCCGCGCACATTCAGGTTGAAGGCCGCATCGAAGTGCTTCTCGGTAATCTGGCCTAGCGGCAAAGGCTCGCCCATACCAGCGCTCGCAAACAGGACGTCGATCCTGCCCTTCTCCCGCTTGACCGTCTCAAACAGCCGGTCGAGGTCATCGAGATTGGCCGCGTCACCGCACACGCCGGTCACGTTCCGGCCAATCAGTTTGACGGCCTCATCCAGTTGCTCCTGCCTCCGGCCCGTGATGAAAACGTAAGCACCCTCTTCAACAAACAGCTTCGCGCTCGCCAAAGCCATGCCGCTCGATCCACCCGTGATGACTGCAACTTTTCCTTCAAGCTTTCCCATAATGACTCCCTTTTTGGTTGATGTGTAATGCACTCAAGACCTACGCCCGCCTCAAATCGCCGAGAAGCCGCCGTCGACCGCGAAATCGATCCCATTCACGTAGCTCGCCTCGTCGGAGGCAAGAAACAGCGCAGCAGCCGCAATCTCCTCGGTACGACCCATCTTTCCTCTTGGGATCAGCGATTCAAACATCTTCCGCGTCTCCTCATCCAGTCGCTGGGAGTCCGGCGTGTCGACCTGCCCCGGGCTCAGCACGTTGACCCGAATCTTCCTGTCCTTCAGTTCGTTGAGCCAGGTGCGCGCAAAAGAGCGCAACGCCGCCTTGCTCGCCGCATAGACGCCGAAACCAGGAAAACCCTTCACCGAAGCAACCGACCCGGTCATGAGGATCGATCCGCCATCGTTGATCAGCGGCAACGCCTTTTGAGCGGCAAACAGCGTACCGCGCACAATCAGGCCGAACTCCCGATCGAAGTGCTCTTCTGTAATCTCGCCCAGTACAGCGGCTTCGCCCTTGCCCGCACTCGCAAAGAGAATGTCGATCTTGCCCTTCTCTCGTTTGACCGTCTCAAACAGACGGTCGAGATCGTCGAGATTGGCTGCGTCGCCGCGCACGCCGGTCACGTTCCGGCCAATCAACTTCACCGCCTCATCGAGCTGCTCCTGCCTCCGGCCCGTGATAAAAACGTACGCGCCTTCTTCAACGAACCGCCTGGCGCTGGCCAATGCCAGCCCGCTCGATCCTCCTGTGATCACTGCAACCTTACCTTCTAGCTTTCCCATGATGACTCCCTTCGGAATGTGTGTAGCATTCGTACAGAAGAGTAGATTTCTTTGACGGTGGACGAGGACTGCTCAGGAGTCCTAACTTTTTGTCCATTCGTCCACAACTGGAGGCCACATTGGACCCAATCACAGATGTCTTCAAAACGATGCACGTCACAGCCTTCGGTCTGCACCGGCTTGAAGCCACAGCCCCGTGGGGCGTCAGGCAGGAAAACCAGACCGAAGAGATCACGCTTGCCCACAGGAAGACCTCTCCCGCAGATCTGGCGCACTTCGCCATGCTGTCGCGCGGGAACTGCTGGCTCAGTGTCGATGGCATTCCGGACCCCATTCCCCTCACCGGCGGTGATTGCTTCCTGCTGGCGAAGGGAACTTCGATCGTGATGCGTGACAGCCCGCGAACGCGTCCGAAATGGACCTTCCGCGAGATCGGCGCGAGCGCTAACGGCAATGTCGCTCTCTGTGGAGGTGGTGGCGCACCGACGACGATCGTCTGTGGTTCCCTGAGCTTTGATCGCGCCAGCCTCAAGCCGATCACGCAGTTATTGCCGAGCTTCATTCTGATGAAGGCAGACCAGGCACGCACCCTGGCGCTGCACAACACGGTACAGGCACTGGCGTCAGAGATGGCGGAACAGGCGCCGGGATCGGAGGTTGTGGCAACCCGCCTCGCCGAGGTCCTGGTGATCCAGCTGCTCCGGGCCCATATCGCATCGGAACCAGGCCGCAACAGGGGTTGGCTTCGTGCGGTCTTCGATCCTCAGATGGGCACCGCCCTGACTGCCATTCACGACAGGGTGAACGCACCCTGGACCGTCGAATCCATGGCCGAAGCCGCAGGCATGTCGCGCTCCGCATTCGCAGCGCGTTTCAAAGAGTTGCTCGGAGAGACACCGCTCGAATATGTAACCGGGTGGAGGATGCAGAAGGCCATGCAACTCCTCCAGCAGCGTGACAAAAAGCTCATCGACGTCGCCCGGTCGGTCGGTTACGAGTCCGACGCCGCCTTCAGCAAGGCGTTCAAGCGAGTGGTCGGAGCTAACCCCGGTGAATATCTCAAACGTGGTTTTGAGAGCACCGGCCATGCCTGAGCGGAGAAGCGGTAGTCCAACCCTCGCTTCCTCCAATCTTCACCGCTCCGGTAAAGTTATCCTGACTTCTATCGACACTCAAACCCGGAGCGCCATGCGATCCCTCTGCACCATCCTCCTCCTCACCGTCTCCCTCGCCCATGCCCAGAACCCGCCCCAAACCCTCACCGCCACCTCCGAAGACACCATCACCCTGGCCCTGACCCCCACCCCGCTCCCCCTCCACGACTTCACCTTCAACGGCGACCCCGTCCCCACCTCCAAGCTCCATCTCAAGCAGCTCTCCCCCGGCATCTTTGAGATCACCTCCACCGCCTACGCCGTCGGCGACTGGCACTTCGCCGTAGCCGACGCCCCCATCGGCGTCTACGGCCTCGGCGAGCGATTCGACGTCCTCAACCACTCCCACACCATCGTCCGCAACACCAGCCAGGACAACGGCGGCCCCAAGGGCAGCACCACCTACAAGCCCATGCCCTTCTTCATGTCCACCACCGGCTACGGCCTCTGGCTCGACACCACCGGAGAAGCCACCTTCGACCTCAACGCCAGCTCCCGTGACGATATCGAAGTAGACGCCGTAGCCAGCCACCTCCGCATCGTCCTCTTCACCGGCCAGAAAACGGAAAGCCAGCCCACCGGCCGCTTCCCATACATCCTCGGCGACTTCGCCTCCCTCGCCGGCAAGGTCACCCTCCCGCCCTACTGGGCCTTCGCCCCCTGGCAGGCCCGCGACTACCACCAGAACCAGGCCCAAGTCCTGGAGGACATCGATAAGACCCGCGCCCTCGGCCTCCCCGCCTCCGTCATTCTCATCGACTCCCCCTGGACCACCTCTTACAACTCCTACGTCTTCAACCCCAAACAGTTCGACGACGCCCCCGCCATGATCAAGCACCTCCACGATCAAGCCTTCAAGCTCGTCCTCTGGCACACCAGTTGGATCGACAACAAGTCCAACCCACCCGGAGAAAAAGGGTTCACAGACAAGCTTTCCGAAAAAAGCCCCAACTACGACGAAGCCGCCCAGAAGGGCTTCTTCATCCACAACCCCGACGGCACCTCCTACGTCGGCACCTGGTGGAAGGGCAAGGGCTCCCTCATCGACTTCACCAACCCCGCCGCCAAATCCTGGTGGCAGGACCAGGTCCGCCAGGCCATCCGCGCCGGCGCAGACGGCTTCAAGGACGACGACGCCGAAGGCAACTTCCAGGGCCCCACCGCGGACCTCAAGTTCTTCGACGGCACTGACCCACGCCTCATGCGCAACCGCTATGACGTCCTCTACAACAACGCCATGGAAGAGCTCATCCAGAAGGACCTCAAAGGCAACGGCGTCCTCTTCGCCCGCTCCGTCTCCGCCGGCGCCAACGGCATCGGCCTCCTCTGGGGCGGCGACAACGAAGCCAGCTTCTCCAAGGACAACGGCCTCCCGTCAGTCGTCACCGCAGGCCTCGGCGCAGGCCTCTCCGCCATGCCCTTATGGGCCTCGGACACCGGCGGCTACCTCGGCCTGCCCGATACTCCCAACCCGCTCCTCCTCCAGCGCTGGACGGAGTACTCCGCCTTCTCCCCGGCCATGGAGGTCATGTCCACCAGGAACATCGTCCCCTGGACCTTCGACACCAACTCCCCTGCCGGCACCACCCCCGCACTCGACACCTACAAGAAGTTCGTCATCCTCCACATGTCGCTCTTCCCCTACCGTTACGCCGCCGCCCAGCAAGCCGCCACAGCCGGCCAGCCCATCATGCGAGCCCTCGTCCTCAACTACCAGGACGACGCCAAGGCCCGCGCCATCCATGACGAATACCTCTTCGGCCCCGACCTCCTCGTAGCCCCCGTCATCGATGAGAACACCTCCCGCCCCGTCTACATCCCGCAGGGCGACTGGCTCAACCTCTTCACCGGCGACCCCGTCACCGGCCCCCGCACCCTGATCGCCCAGGCCCCCGCCGACACCATCCCCGTCTACGCCCGCAAAGGCACCATCCTCCCCAAGATCCCCGAAGACATCATGACCCTGGTCCCGGCAGAAGAGTCCGGCAACAAGGACATCCACACCCTGGACAATCGCCGCGTCTACGAGCTCCTCGGCCCCGCCGCCTCCACCCCAACCACCATCACAGACTTTGAAGCCCGCACCCTGACTCGCACAGGTGACACCCTCACCATCACTGGCGATAAGCCCGCCCACATCATCCTGCGCCTACGCTTCCAGACCTCGATTCCGAAGACAGCCACCGTCAACGGTAATGACACCCCCATCAACCCAGATGCCAACAACATCCCAACCATAGAGTTCGACCACACCTCAACCACCAACATCACCTGGCAGTAACCGGTACAGCCGTGCAATCCCCACCCCCAGAGGTCGTCATTCTGGCGAAGCCAGAACCTCCGTATTTGTATTCGCTCAGAGCGACAAGACAAAATCCGCCGTGATCGCTCTTATCCCTCTTATCCCCGTAGTCCGTTCGCACAAGTCAGCAAAAAAAAGGGTGAGTCATCCAAAACGGATAACTCACCCCAACCATCGCTGCTGGTAAAACTCTTACTTGACGTTGCCGTTCAACCCACTCGGGAAGAACACTCCCTTGTAAGCGCCCGCCGTTCCGCCCGTTACGATAGCCAGCACCTGGCTCGTCGTACGAGAGAACGCAAGCGACGTCGTCAGGTTCGCATCCACAACCGAGTAGCCGCCGCCAATGACATTCGTGCCATTGAGCGCAGTGACAGTCGCCATGATGCCGTAATCGTCCGGCGTCGCACTCAGATCCAGCTTATTGCGCAGCGCGGAGATCTTCTGCGTGATCCCAAGGTAGCCGGCCGAGTTGGTCGGGTCCACCTGGAAGATCGTCGTCCGCACCAGGCCGGCATGATAAGCCTCGACCGCCAGAATTCCAGCCGCGGTAACCAGCGTGGAGTTCGTGCTGATAAGACCTGCCGCGCCGCTGTATGCCGTCACGCCTACATCCTCAAAGATGTATGCGCCAACCAGGAAGAAAGCGTCGCTCGCAAACGGATCGAAGTTCGGAACACCGATCAAAGCGCCCAGAGTGTTGAAGCTGTTGTACAGATCGATCGGCGGCTGTGCGACCGCAGAGGTGCTCAACGCACTCCGCAGCAGCGTCACATGCTTGGACTCTTCAGCAGCCGTCTCAATTGCATAGGCCTTCACCTGCGGTAATGCAAAAGCGACCTTGCAAGCCGTCGGTCCGCCAGGCTTGGTCGTTACTGCACCGCCGCCCGTCGCTGCAGTTCCAGCGCCGATGCCGATGCCAAGCTGATCGATCGTCTGACCCGAAACAGCAAGGTTGTAGAAGTTTGCTTCCAGGTACTCGAGGTTCAAAGCGAAGTTGAGTACGTCCGCGTCCGTGGGTGCCGCGCTCTGCGCTGAGGCGCTCGTCACGCCCGCAAACGCCAGTCCGGCAAGAGCCGCGCCGCCAAGCGCAAGCATCTTGCGCCGGTTGCTTACGATGATCTCGTCCAGTATTTGTGTCTCTTGATTTGCCATGGCTGATTGTCCTTAGCTCTTACTTAGCTGTATGTCTGCTTGATGTTGCCGTTGAGTCCGGAGGGGAAGAACGCGCCGCTTGCTACGCCGTAGGCCGTACCGGTCGTCGTCGCTGCCGTACCGTAAACGATGTGCAGAACCTGGTCGAACGTGCGGGCATAAGCCACCGCGTTCGCATCCGCCGCAACGATGCTCGAAGCTCCAACCGTCGGGGTCGTCGCCGTCGAGCTGCTGAACGTCAGTCCGCTTGAAAGCAGCGTCTCGCTTCCGGCCGAGACAGAAGTCCCACCCGACACAGCCGCGCGGAACGTAGCAATCGCATTCGCAATGTTGACGTACGTCTGATCGCCCTGAGGAGCGGCAGTCGTCGGCAGGGAAGTCCCAACGATCAGCGTGCGCAGAATCGCAGCGTGATACGCCTCGACGGCAAGAATCGATGCCGCAGGCGCAAGATACGTCTTCGAGATCGCACCAGCCGCACCGTGGTACGCCGTTACGCCTACATCCTCAAAGATGAATCCGCCAATGAGAAAGCTGTTGAAGTTCGCAAACGGATTGAACGTCGTCAGCGGTGTCGCAAGGCCCACAGTTGCCGCCTTCGCCAGAGCATTGAAGCTGTTCGTCAGATCGATCGCAGGACGCGATACAGCAGCGGAGCCCAACGCAGAGCGCAGGAACTTCACATGGTTGTACTCATCCTGAGCGATGCTGTTGACGTATTGCTGCTGCTGCGCCGTCAGACCCGTAATTTGGGCTCCGCCCGTCACAGTGCCTGCTCCGCTGCCTGCATCTGCTGCAGGAATGCCGGAACCGGTCGCCGCATGAAGGTAGAACTCCGCCTCAAGATACTCCAGGTTCAGAGCGAAGTTGAGAATATCGACATCGGTATAGGTCGGTGCCGTCGGTGCGGTTGGCGTAACCGGCGTCGTAGTCACAGGAGTAGCGTCATTACAGCCGATGGTCAACGCGGCGGCAGCCGTAGCTGTCCCCGCGAGGAAGCTTCGGCGGGATAG is a window of Granulicella tundricola MP5ACTX9 DNA encoding:
- a CDS encoding NAD(P)-dependent alcohol dehydrogenase — translated: MIKTHGYAAQSATTAPAPFDFEHRDPRPKDVVLDIQFCGICHSDIHQARGEWGNSMFPMVPGHEIVGVVTAVGGEVTKFKVGDTAAVGCMVDSCRECASCKAGEEQYCDKRATVFTYNSKDKDGNLTFGGYANHIVVDEAYTLKVPASLDPAAAAPLLCAGITTYSPLKHWKAGPGKKIGIVGLGGLGHMGLKFSHAFGAQTVMFTTSANKIEDAKKLGADEVILTKEAGWHEAHLGTFDFILDCVSAPHDVNPYLNLLKRDGVMCSVGVPETPISINTWSVISRRSYTGSAIGGIAETQEMLDFCAEHGIVSDIEMTSFKELETAWDRVVKADVKYRFVLDLKTL
- a CDS encoding putative signal transducing protein translates to MLPDPGELAAHYATLNEPDLLDLARTYDSLTEAAQASLRAEFARRGLEPPLIQDELIPTKLVVVERYRDLSEAIVARSYLESAGIQVYLYDENLVRLDWQVSNFIGGIRLKVEASDEAEARELLAQPVPESIEFADGEEFDQPHCPVCSSTDITFQGSSRGPAIAALFIASVPLPPGKKSWICNHCNAHWEDTEDSEATN
- a CDS encoding type II toxin-antitoxin system RelE/ParE family toxin; this encodes MIQSFGCKDTFSLFITRKTRRWTAIQSVALRKLDQLEAAIHLEDLKAPAGNRLEMLKGNRKAQHSIRINDQWRICFVWWANGPHGVEIVDYHS
- a CDS encoding AraC family transcriptional regulator, which translates into the protein MDPITDVFKTMHVTAFGLHRLEATAPWGVRQENQTEEITLAHRKTSPADLAHFAMLSRGNCWLSVDGIPDPIPLTGGDCFLLAKGTSIVMRDSPRTRPKWTFREIGASANGNVALCGGGGAPTTIVCGSLSFDRASLKPITQLLPSFILMKADQARTLALHNTVQALASEMAEQAPGSEVVATRLAEVLVIQLLRAHIASEPGRNRGWLRAVFDPQMGTALTAIHDRVNAPWTVESMAEAAGMSRSAFAARFKELLGETPLEYVTGWRMQKAMQLLQQRDKKLIDVARSVGYESDAAFSKAFKRVVGANPGEYLKRGFESTGHA
- a CDS encoding ferritin-like domain-containing protein, translated to MSKLEEISKRALSRRSFLAGTATAAAALTIGCNDATPVTTTPVTPTAPTAPTYTDVDILNFALNLEYLEAEFYLHAATGSGIPAADAGSGAGTVTGGAQITGLTAQQQQYVNSIAQDEYNHVKFLRSALGSAAVSRPAIDLTNSFNALAKAATVGLATPLTTFNPFANFNSFLIGGFIFEDVGVTAYHGAAGAISKTYLAPAASILAVEAYHAAILRTLIVGTSLPTTAAPQGDQTYVNIANAIATFRAAVSGGTSVSAGSETLLSSGLTFSSSTATTPTVGASSIVAADANAVAYARTFDQVLHIVYGTAATTTGTAYGVASGAFFPSGLNGNIKQTYS
- a CDS encoding HigA family addiction module antitoxin, translating into MNIIERPTTGWRIQGITTHPGAVLREDFMAPIALTANQLALRTRMPATRIGEILHERRSVSPDTALRLARCFGTSPEFWLNLQAAHDLSKARLASETIIEKEVEPLKLTA
- a CDS encoding SDR family NAD(P)-dependent oxidoreductase produces the protein MGKLEGKVAVITGGSSGLALASARRFVEEGAYVFITGRRQEQLDEAVKLIGRNVTGVRGDAANLDDLDRLFETVKREKGKIDILFASAGKGEAAVLGEITEEHFDREFGLIVRGTLFAAQKALPLINDGGSILMTGSVASVKGFPGFGVYAASKAALRSFARTWLNELKDRKIRVNVLSPGQVDTPDSQRLDEETRKMFESLIPRGKMGRTEEIAAAALFLASDEASYVNGIDFAVDGGFSAI
- a CDS encoding TIM-barrel domain-containing protein codes for the protein MRSLCTILLLTVSLAHAQNPPQTLTATSEDTITLALTPTPLPLHDFTFNGDPVPTSKLHLKQLSPGIFEITSTAYAVGDWHFAVADAPIGVYGLGERFDVLNHSHTIVRNTSQDNGGPKGSTTYKPMPFFMSTTGYGLWLDTTGEATFDLNASSRDDIEVDAVASHLRIVLFTGQKTESQPTGRFPYILGDFASLAGKVTLPPYWAFAPWQARDYHQNQAQVLEDIDKTRALGLPASVILIDSPWTTSYNSYVFNPKQFDDAPAMIKHLHDQAFKLVLWHTSWIDNKSNPPGEKGFTDKLSEKSPNYDEAAQKGFFIHNPDGTSYVGTWWKGKGSLIDFTNPAAKSWWQDQVRQAIRAGADGFKDDDAEGNFQGPTADLKFFDGTDPRLMRNRYDVLYNNAMEELIQKDLKGNGVLFARSVSAGANGIGLLWGGDNEASFSKDNGLPSVVTAGLGAGLSAMPLWASDTGGYLGLPDTPNPLLLQRWTEYSAFSPAMEVMSTRNIVPWTFDTNSPAGTTPALDTYKKFVILHMSLFPYRYAAAQQAATAGQPIMRALVLNYQDDAKARAIHDEYLFGPDLLVAPVIDENTSRPVYIPQGDWLNLFTGDPVTGPRTLIAQAPADTIPVYARKGTILPKIPEDIMTLVPAEESGNKDIHTLDNRRVYELLGPAASTPTTITDFEARTLTRTGDTLTITGDKPAHIILRLRFQTSIPKTATVNGNDTPINPDANNIPTIEFDHTSTTNITWQ
- a CDS encoding ferritin-like domain-containing protein, which gives rise to MANQETQILDEIIVSNRRKMLALGGAALAGLAFAGVTSASAQSAAPTDADVLNFALNLEYLEANFYNLAVSGQTIDQLGIGIGAGTAATGGGAVTTKPGGPTACKVAFALPQVKAYAIETAAEESKHVTLLRSALSTSAVAQPPIDLYNSFNTLGALIGVPNFDPFASDAFFLVGAYIFEDVGVTAYSGAAGLISTNSTLVTAAGILAVEAYHAGLVRTTIFQVDPTNSAGYLGITQKISALRNKLDLSATPDDYGIMATVTALNGTNVIGGGYSVVDANLTTSLAFSRTTSQVLAIVTGGTAGAYKGVFFPSGLNGNVK
- a CDS encoding SDR family NAD(P)-dependent oxidoreductase; the protein is MGKLEGKVAVITGGSSGMALASAKLFVEEGAYVFITGRRQEQLDEAVKLIGRNVTGVCGDAANLDDLDRLFETVKREKGRIDVLFASAGMGEPLPLGQITEKHFDAAFNLNVRGTLFTVQKALPLFNDGGSIFMTGSNAAAKGFPGFGVYAASKLALRSFARTWLNELKDRKIRVNLLVPGAIATPMQEEVLTPEAKQYFESLIPRGKMGQPEEVATVALFLASDDSSFVNGLELFVDGGMTAI